One segment of Procambarus clarkii isolate CNS0578487 chromosome 1, FALCON_Pclarkii_2.0, whole genome shotgun sequence DNA contains the following:
- the RpL12 gene encoding large ribosomal subunit protein uL11 — translation MPAKFDPSEIKTVCLRCVGGEMAATSSLAPKIGPLGLSPKKVGDDIMKATGDWKGLKVTVKLIIQNRQARVEVVPSAASLVIKALKEPPRDRKKVKHIKHNGNLTMDQMLEIARTMRPRSQAKALCGTLKEVLGTAQSIGCTVEGQNPHEIIEGIDDGSLEIPEE, via the exons TATGTCTGCGGTGTGTTGGAGGAGAGATGGCTGCTACGTCTTCTCTTGCTCCAAAGATCGGTCCCTTGGGTCTGTCCCCAAAGAAAGTTGGTGATGATATCATGAAAGCCACTGGGGACTGGAAGGGTCTGAAGGTGACTGTGAAGCTCATCATCCAGAATCGTCAGGCTCGGGTTGAGGTTGTCCCTTCTGCTGCCTCTCTTGTAATAAAGGCCCTCAAGGAGCCCCCACGTGACCGAAAGAAAGTAAAGCACA TTAAGCACAATGGTAACCTGACAATGGACCAGATGTTGGAAATTGCCCGCACCATGCGACCACGTTCACAGGCCAAGGCACTGTGCGGTACACTGAAGGAGGTATTGGGAACTGCACAG AGTATTGGTTGCACCGTGGAAGGTCAGAACCCCCATGAAATCATTGAAGGTATTGACGATGGCAGCTTGGAGATTCCAGAAGAGTAG